A genomic segment from Diceros bicornis minor isolate mBicDic1 chromosome 5, mDicBic1.mat.cur, whole genome shotgun sequence encodes:
- the LOC131405902 gene encoding olfactory receptor 11G2-like has translation MKIFNTPNNSSTITGFILLGFPCPREGQILLFVLFSIVYLLTLMGNGSIICAVHWDQKLHTPMYILLTNFSFLEICYVTSTVPNMLANFLSDTKVISFSGCFLQFYFFFSLGATECFFLAIMAFDRYLAICQPLHYPTLMTGRLCTNLVISCWVLGFLWLLIPIVIVSQMSFCGSRIIDHFLCDPGPLLALTCKKAPGVELVFSTLSAVPIIILFLCIMGSYALVLRDVLKVPTAAGRRKAFSTCGSHLAVVSLLYGSVLVMYGSSITEHKAGTQKMVTLFYSVMTPLLNPVIYSLRNKDMKKALWKFLRI, from the coding sequence ATGAAAATCTTCAACACCCCCAACAACTCCAGCACCATCACTGGCTTCATCCTCCTGGGCTTCCCttgccccagggaggggcagatcctcctctttgtgctcttCTCCATTGTCTACCTCCTGACCCTCATGGGCAATGGTTCCATCATCTGTGCTGTGCACTGGGATCAGAAACTCCACACTCCCATGTACATCCTGCTCACCAACTTCTCCTTCTTGGAGATCTGCTATGTCACCTCCACCGTCCCCAACATGTTGGCCAACTTTCTCTCTGACACCAAGGTTATCTCTTTCTCTGGATGCTTTCTCCAGTTCTACTTTTTCTTCTCCCTGGGTGCTACAGAATGCTTTTTCTTGGCTATTATGGCATTTGATCGATACCTTGCCATCTGCCAGCCTCTCCATTACCCCACTCTTATGACTGGACGTCTCTGCACCAATCTCGTGATCAGCTGCTGGGTACTTGGTTTCCTCTGGCTCTTGATTCCCATTGTCATTGTCTCCCAGATGTCATTCTGTGGATCCAGGATTATTGACCACTTCCTGTGTGACCCAGGTCCTCTTTTAGCACTCACTTGCAAAAAAGCTCCTGGAGTAGAGCTTGTCTTCTCCACTTTAAGTGCTGTTCCCATcatcattctctttctctgcatCATGGGGTCCTATGCTCTAGTCCTAAGAGATGTATTGAAAGTCCCTACAGCAGCTGGGAGAAGAAAGGCTTTCTCCACCTGTGGGTCTCATCTGGCTGTGGTTTCACTGCTCTATGGCTCAGTACTGGTCATGTATGGGAGCTCAATAACTGAGCATaaagctggaacacagaagatgGTGACTCTGTTTTATTCTGTCATGACCCCACTCCTTAACCCTGTGATATACAGTCTTAGGAACAAAGACATGAAAAAGGCCCTGTGGAAATTTCTGAGAATATAA